One Triticum dicoccoides isolate Atlit2015 ecotype Zavitan chromosome 5B, WEW_v2.0, whole genome shotgun sequence genomic window carries:
- the LOC119312626 gene encoding MAG2-interacting protein 2-like isoform X1: MGAEVDALYEIGRHATGSHEIPCERDETARASGGSSGEGGGVLSYLSFQGVSKLRERWSRYNTLGGSKRRKRENAASLFVSRNAEYVAVAVGNRIYILRKSDGYESPCGIYTNNNRMAFFTNGAWLEDQGIFGVLDDSNSLCLIKENGDVLTRRTSNQLKLSSPIIDLLVQDASSSQRGFYIFTTDCKVHKFDYTRELEATLYQVSIVTKDVPSTRSPQLPQSLSCVDYHQDHSLVVLVGDSTHSSSSNGCSGAYFLYVLHFDEYLELGLSFQSALLEGVFSPPMDRKTLVPLPKVRISPQGKRIATLDLNGSVDIFVLNGNMRSVSLHPHGSGAGTHLIGVKDISWWTDNILMIVKEDGRISMYSIAEDMVVSKGDLVLSTPLLEKAKAIEGYAFVLQSSRQMDSVPGDHQHTEMDKIFWSLVSFSKVTVLEMYSVLIRKNQQKEALDFASQYNLDKDDVLKACWLHSAGDIHDIQSYLVKIKDQAFVLSECVNKVGPTEAALKALFSFGFRMTGRYKFSEPDNSGDGSAWDSRIIRLRLLWYNDLLETFLGINMGRFSAGEYSKFRLTPLVDTAIALAESGKIGALNLLMKRHPYTISSDILRVLSAIPETIAVQTYSQLLPGKYPPSVVILRDGDWVECKQMAAYINTSPGQLDKRGVVKTEILLKHSTGFLWPSAAELSEWYRSRARDIDCLSGQLENCLAMIELACQKGIVELQPFFDDMKYLYQVVYSDESNEFIMNLATWEDLPDYQKFKIILKGAKDDTVLQRLDDMAIPFMNKRLHLISSSNADKQEESYLTRWMKEIATANELSICLSVIENGCGESPICGLFKDLNEMVETAICCIYVCSATNQWNTMSSILSKLLHKTKREKSLLASEEDFSLKDAKQALGTCVVSCDDMQHVCADILSRLSDNSGDSYCNDSTAYQFDNIKSLDMREKMLKVAEGHVEVGRLFAYYQVPKPTHFFLAAHSDEKNVKQLIRLILSKFGRRQPVRSDNEWANMWRDLKLFQEKAFPFLDSEYMLAEFIRGLLKAGKFSLARNYLGGTSAVSLSTEKAENLVIQAAREYFFSASTLSCNEIWKARECLNLLPNSKNVQVETDIIDALTVRLPYLGVTILPVQFRQVKDPMEIIRMVITSQTGAYLHFEEIIDVAKLLGLRSEEEIAAVEEAIAREAVVNGDLQLAFDLCLNLTKKGHGEVWDLCAAIARGPQLDNLDTSTREKLLGFSLSHCDEESVGELLNAWKELDVHDKFEQLMVSTGTNPPNFFVDGSTYTPLPVQSVQDILDLGEGVSHDREHDHVAIAKEMLSKVCMDFTNDDAYSRESTFAENRKLLSFSALELPWLLKLSNDEVHDGNKHSSETNHPIRRYRFSTKTEAINSIIYWLGVNSFAPSDDLIMVLAKSVMEPPVDEEDYVLSCSILLNLMDPFNGVKIIEEELKKRECYQEISSIMNVGMTYSSLNSLKKECSTPEQRRNLLLQKFHEKFTSIDSDDLDQIDMAHATYWGEWKSKLEEEKRMADQARMLKNVLPDIDTSRFLSGDANYIKNVVFSFVDSVKLERKHILKEAVKIAENYGLQRTEVLLRFLGCALVSEYWDNDDILNEIAEFREDIVKSAKGVIDMIYSDVYPEIDGYNKQRLSYIFGILSACHSYLKRTSKIELTYQEHVHTHKLEPFQYYKVLEEECKKVCFIDGLNYKNIAGLDNLNFDHFNEEVCKNIHASTVSALADMVQALVSMYVDLQAKGLVSRQGVYKHYVLGMLASLEGRNEARSNSTDCEKLLAVLCEIELNYDSCKEYIQTLPATDISYVIGRYYTLCFPCNLARSQPQDPSWKEPLCMLITLWIKLVDDIPRQPTDAGSYERTGYLDSNRLTHCMSAFRQLLINNEITVHQGWDAISMFVQVGFNSEMIMDTSHFCRAMILSGCGFKTVVEVYHGGQENLESVNADSRNPLDLLELYGACTDGCLSDLIEGSCESQALLHKLLSSLSQSVGEHADSLEMIRSGVWGKLIAFSENMQLGSQLRVYALQLMQCITGRNLKSLPNEIVSQVEPWESWYEPGTSDSLADEGSTPSCSITASLVALRSNQMVTAVVPDASITPENLSSLDSAVSCFLHLSERASSVESVAVLEAVLEEWEQLFSSSSPKEEYVEPQDSPKEASEWSDGWDDGWEALPEELEQKQDGASSLSVHPLHSCWMEIMRKLAGLGELQKIIELLDRASSKHSSRLLEDEEAHGLLELLSAAPNCFMALKIMLLLPYEAPQLQCLQRVEAKIREGTASTTSSKADDHELLALVLSSGALQKMAGEEGYSRLFFSHTCHLVGHLARSFQGDLWEAESKTMNQNKSLLFGKVLLPCFISELVLKGQYLLAGFMVSRWMHTPASLGLMDVVEPGLRRYLEGQVAQAQAQAQAQAQQQVGESDACFAEDELSISRTMSSLRLKLVSLLQAALVALPSQEP, translated from the exons ATGGGGGCGGAAGTCGACGCACTGTACGAGATCGGCCGCCACGCGACTGGATCCCACGAAATCCCCTGT GAAAGAGATGAAACCGCTCGAGCGAGCGGTGGCAGTTCAGGTGAAGGAGGGGGCGTCCTCTCGTATCTCTCCTTCCAAG GCGTAAGTAAGCTCAGGGAGAGGTGGAGTAGGTACAACACTCTTGGGGGGAGTAAGCGGAGGAAGAGGGAAAATGCAGCATCCTTGTTCGTCTCACGGAATGCGGAGTATGTTGCTGTAGCTGTTGGGAACCGCATTTATATCTTGAGAAAGAGCGATGGCTATGAATCACCCTGCGGCATATATACAA ATAATAATAGAATGGCCTTTTTTACAAACGGGGCCTGGCTGGAGGACCAAGGCATTTTTGGTGTGCTTGATGATTCAAACTCACTGTGTCTCATAAAAGAAAATGGAGATGTATTAACTAGGAGAACAAGCAATCAGTTGAAGCTGTCTTCTCCTATCATTGATTTGCTTGTACAGGACGCTTCAAGTTCACAAAG GGGTTTCTACATTTTTACTACTGATTGCAAGGTCCATAAATTTGATTACACTCGAGAACTAGAGGCAACTTTATACCAAGTTTCTATAGTGACTAAAGATGTGCCATCAACTAGATCTCCTCAGTTACCTCAGAGTTTGTCGTGTGTTGATTATCATCAAGATCATTCATTGGTGGTCCTAGTTGGAGATTCCACTCACTCGTCAAGCTCCAATGGCTGTTCTG GAGCATATTTTCTATATGTATTGCACTTCGATGAATATCTGGAACTTGGTCTTTCATTCCAAAGTGCGCTGTTGGAAGGAGTGTTTTCACCTCCTATGGATAGAAAAACTTTGGTCCCGCTTCCAAAAGTCAGAATCTCACCTCAGGGCAAGCGTATTGCTACATTGGATTTGAATGGTTCTGTCGACATCTTTGTGCTCAATGGTAATATGCGCTCTGTTTCGCTTCATCCTCACGGGAGTGGCGCTGGAACACACTTGATTGGTGTGAAGGACATCAGTTGGTGGACAGATAATATTCTCATGATAGTAAAGGAAGATGGTAGGATTAGCATGTACAGCATTGCTGAGGACATGGTAGTTTCAAAAGGTGACCTTGTTTTATCTACACCACTGTTGGAAAAGGCAAAGGCTATCGAAGGATATGCATTTGTTTTGCAATCTAGCAGACAAATGGATAGTGTTCCTGGGGATCATCAACACACTGAGATGGATAAAATATTTTGGAGTCTAGTATCATTCTCCAAAGTTACAGTACTGGAGATGTACTCCGTTCTCATCAGGAAGAATCAACAAAAGGAGGCTTTGGATTTTGCCTCCCAGTATAATCTAGATAAGGATGATGTGCTTAAAGCATGCTGGTTGCATTCTGCTGGAGATATTCATGATATACAGTCATACTTGGTGAAAATCAAAGACCAAGCATTTGTATTGTCAGAATGTGTGAATAAAGTTGGACCTACAGAAGCAGCTTTGAAAGCCCTATTTTCTTTTGGCTTTCGCATGACAGGCCGTTACAAGTTTTCGGAGCCGGATAATAGCGGTGATGGCTCAGCATGGGACAGTCGTATCATCAGGCTTCGTTTATTGTGGTACAACGACTTGCTGGAGACATTCTTGGGAATTAATATGGGAAG GTTCTCAGCTGGTGAATATAGCAAGTTCCGTTTGACGCCCCTTGTTGATACTGCTATTGCTCTAGCTGAAAGTGGCAAAATCGGAGCTCTTAATCTTCTCATGAAGCGCCATCCGTATACTATCTCTTCTGACATTTTACGTGTTCTGTCTGCAATTCCAGAAACTATTGCTGTGCAGACTTATAGTCAGTTGCTTCCTGGGAAATATCCTCCTAGTGTTGTGATATTAAGAGATGGTGATTGGGTTGAATGCAAACAAATGGCAGCATATATAAACACTTCTCCTGGTCAATTGGACAAGAGGGGAGTGGTCAAAACAGAAATACTTTTGAAGCACTCAACTGGTTTCTTATGGCCATCTGCCGCTGAACTTTCGGAGTGGTACAGGAGCAGAGCTAGGGACATTGACTGCCTAAGTGGACAGCTGGAAAATTGTCTTGCCATGATAGAGCTTGCATGTCAAAAGGGGATAGTGGAGCTGCAGCCATTCTTTGATGATATGAAATACCTCTACCAAGTTGTATATTCTGATGAGTCGAATGAGTTCATAATGAACCTTGCAACCTGGGAAGATTTACCTGACTATCAAAAGTTTAAAATCATTCTGAAAGGAGCCAAAGATGATACTGTTCTTCAGCGACTAGACGATATGGCTATCCCTTTTATGAATAAGAGATTGCACTTGATCTCGTCAAGTAATGCTGACAAACAAGAAGAATCCTACCTGACTAGATGGATGAAAGAGATTGCTACTGCAAATGAGCTGTCCAtttgcttgtctgttattgaaaacGGCTGTGGGGAGTCACCAATTTGTGGGCTCTTCAAGGATCTTAATGAGATGGTAGAAACTGCTATTTGCTGCATTTATGTATGCTCTGCAACTAACCAGTGGAATACCATGTCATCAATTTTGTCGAAGTTACTCCATAAGACAAAGAGAGAGAAATCTTTATTGGCTAGTGAAGAAGATTTCAGTTTGAAAGATGCTAAGCAAGCTCTTGGCACTTGTGTGGTTTCCTGTGATGATATGCAGCATGTGTGTGCTGATATCTTGTCTCGTCTGAGTGATAATTCAGGGGATTCTTATTGCAATGATTCAACGGCCTACCAATTTGATAACATAAAATCCCTTGATATGCGAGAGAAGATGCTAAAAGTTGCTGAAGGTCACGTAGAAGTAGGGAGGCTCTTTGCTTATTACCAG GTACCAAAGCCAACACATTTCTTCCTTGCTGCACACTCAGACGAGAAGAATGTAAAACAACTTATACGGCTGATCCTGTCAAAATTTGGTAGACGTCAACCTGTTCGGTCGGACAATGAGTGGGCTAACATGTGGCGTGATTTGAAGCTCTTCCAAGAGAAGGCATTTCCTTTTCTTGATTCAGAATATATGCTTGCTGAATTCATTAGAGGGCTTCTAAAAGCTGGTAAATTCTCACTAGCCAGGAACTATCTTGGAGGTACTAGTGCAGTTTCTTTGTCCACAGAAAAAGCTGAAAATCTTGTTATCCAAGCTGCAAGGGAGTATTTCTTCTCAGCTTCAACTTTGTCCTGCAACGAA ATTTGGAAGGCTAGGGAATGCCTAAATCTGTTACCAAATAGCAAAAATGTTCAAGTGGAAACTGATATAATTGATGCTCTAACTGTCAGACTTCCTTATCTAGGGGTGACTATCCTCCCTGTTCAGTTCAGACAGGTAAAGGATCCTATGGAGATCATCCGTATGGTGATTACGAGTCAAACAGGGGCATATCTTCATTTTGAAGAGATTATTGATGTTGCTAAACTACTAGGATTAAGAAGTGAAGAAGAAATAGCTGCTGTTGAGGAGGCTATTGCTAGAGAAGCAGTAGTAAATGGTGACCTCCAGCTAGCCTTTGATCTCTGTCTAAATTTGACTAAAAAGGGTCATGGTGAAGTCTGGGATTTATGTGCTGCAATTGCAAGAGGTCCTCAGCTTGACAATTTGGATACAAGTACCCGCGAAAAGCTATTGGGCTTCTCCCTCAGCCATTGTGATGAAGAATCTGTAGGGGAACTATTGAATGCTTGGAAGGAACTTGATGTCCATGATAAATTTGAACAATTAATGGTATCAACAGGAACAAACCCTCCCAATTTCTTTGTTGATGGCTCTACATATACACCTCTTCCTGTGCAAAGTGTGCAAGACATACTTGACCTGGGAGAAGGCGTTAGCCATGATAGAGAGCATGATCATGTGGCAATTGCTAAAGAAATGCTATCAAAGGTTTGCATGGACTTCACAAATGATGATGCATATAGTCGGGAATCTACTTTTGCAGAAAATAGGAAACTATTGTCCTTCTCTGCACTAGAATTGCCATGGCTTTTGAAGTTGTCTAATGATGAGGTGCATGATGGTAACAAACATTCTTCGGAGACAAATCATCCCATCAGGAGATATCGATTTTCAACAAAAACGGAGGCAATAAATAGCATCATATATTGGTTAGGTGTAAATAGCTTTGCTCCCAGTGATGATCTAATCATGGTTCTTGCAAAGTCTGTAATGGAGCCTCCCGTTGATGAAGAGGACTATGTTCTTTCCTGTTCAATTCTTCTGAATCTCATGGACCCTTTCAATGGAGTGAAAATAATAGAGGAAGAGCTCAAAAAACGAGAATGTTATCAAGAGATTAGTAGCATAATGAATGTAGGAATGACATATAGCTCCCTCAACAGTTTGAAGAAAGAATGTTCTACTCCTGAACAGAGGAGAAATCTCTTGCTTCAAAAATTCCATGAGAAGTTTACCTCGATAGATTCAG ATGATTTAGACCAGATTGATATGGCACATGCCACTTACTGGGGAGAGTGGAAATCAAAATTAGAAGAGGAGAAACGAATGGCTGATCAAGCAAGAATGCTGAAAAATGTACTGCCTGATATTGACACGTCTCGATTCTTATCTGGCGATGCTAACTATATCAAAAATGTTGTTTTCTCCTTTGTTGACTCCGTAAAGCTGGAGAGAAAACATATACTAAAGGAAGCAGTAAAGATAGCTGAGAACTATGGCTTGCAGCGAACAgag GTGCTTTTACGATTTCTGGGCTGTGCTCTTGTCTCTGAATATTGGGATAACGATGATATTCTGAATGAAATTGCTGAATTCCGGGAGGATATTGTCAAATCAGCAAAGGGGGTGATTGATATGATATATTCAGATGTCTACCCAGAGATCGATGGGTATAATAAGCAACGCCTCTCCTACATCTTTGGCATCCTTTCAGCATGTCATTCTTATCTTAAGAGGACAAGTAAGATAGAATTGACATACCAAGAACATGTTCATACACATAAGCTTGAGCCATTTCAGTATTACAAGGTCCTCGAGGAAGAGTGCAAGAAAGTCTGTTTCATTGATGGCTTAAACTACAAAAACATTGCTGGCCTGGATAATCTTAACTTTGACCACTTCAATGAAGAAGTATGCAAGAATATCCATGCCTCAACCGTCAGTGCTCTAGCTGATATGGTCCAAGCTCTTGTGAGTATGTATGTTGATTTACAGGCTAAGGGTCTTGTATCACGCCAAGGTGTTTACAAGCATTATGTTCTTGGCATGTTGGCATCTTTAGAAGGCCGCAATGAAGCACGATCAAACAGCACAGATTGTGAAAAGTTACTAGCAGTTCTTTGTGAAATTGAGTTGAACTATGATAGTTGCAAGGAGTATATCCAAACTCTTCCTGCCACAGATATTTCATACGTCATTGGAAGGTATTACACACTATGTTTCCCTTGCAACTTAGCAAGAAGCCAGCCACAGGACCCTTCATGGAAGGAACCTCTCTGTATGCTGATAACGCTTTGGATTAAACTTGTTGACGACATACCAAGGCAGCCAACTGATGCTGGCTCATATGAAAGGACAGGCTACTTGGATTCGAACCGGTTAACTCACTGCATGAGTGCTTTCAGACAGCTGTTAATAAACAATGAGATAACAGTGCACCAAGGTTGGGATGCCATCTCTATGTTTGTACAAGTTGGCTTTAACAGTGAAATGATAATGGACACATCACACTTTTGCCGAGCTATGATTCTTTCTGGATGTGGTTTCAAAACTGTAGTTGAAGTGTACCATGGAGGACAGGAAAATTTGGAAAGTGTAAATGCAGACTCGAGGAATCCTTTGGATCTCTTAGAGCTTTATGGTGCTTGTACAGATGGCTGTTTGTCCGATCTGATCGAAGGCTCTTGTGAGTCTCAGGCATTGCTTCATAAGCTACTTTCTTCATTGAGCCAGTCAGTAGGGGAGCATGCTGACTCTCTTGAAATGATCCGATCTGGTGTCTGGGGAAAGTTGATAGCCTTTTCTGAGAACATGCAGCTAGGTAGCCAACTACGTGTCTATGCCCTGCAGCTGATGCAGTGTATTACGGGAAGAAACCTGAAAAGCCTTCCAAATGAGATTGTTTCCCAGGTTGAGCCATGGGAATCATGGTATGAGCCTGGAACAAGTGATTCCTTAGCTGATGAGGGCAGTACTCCCTCTTGCAGCATCACAGCGAGTCTAGTGGCACTCAGATCTAATCAGATGGTGACTGCAGTTGTGCCAGATGCTAGTATCACGCCCGAAAACTTGTCGAGTCTTGACTCTGCAGTATCTTGCTTCTTACATTTGTCGGAACGTGCTTCTTCTGTTGAGAGTGTTGCTGTTCTGGAAGCGGTGCTAGAAGAGTGGGAGCAACTCTTCTCTTCATCTTCACCAAAAGAAGAATATGTTGAGCCTCAGGATTCGCCAAAAGAAGCAAGCGAGTGGAGTGATGGATGGGATGATGGCTGGGAGGCCCTACCGGAAGAGTTGGAGCAAAAGCAAGATGGTGCGTCGTCGTTATCTGTCCATCCTCTCCACAGTTGTTGGATGGAAATCATGAGAAAACTTGCTGGGCTTGGTGAGCTCCAGAAGATCATTGAGCTTCTAGATCGAGCATCCTCAAAGCATAGCAGCAGGTTGCTAGAGGACGAAGAAGCACACGGCTTGCTTGAACTCCTTTCCGCAGCACCGAACTGCTTCATGGCTCTCAAAATCATGCTGCTGCTCCCATACGAAGCTCCACAGCTGCAGTGCCTGCAGAGGGTCGAGGCGAAAATCAGGGAAGGCACCGCGTCCACCACCTCATCCAAGGCTGACGACCACGAGCTGCTGGCGTTGGTCCTCTCATCCGGAGCCCTGCAGAAGATGGCTGGAGAAGAGGGGTACTCGAGACTCTTCTTCTCTCACACATGCCACCTCGTCGGACATCTCGCGAGGTCGTTCCAGGGCGATCTCTGGGAAGCCGAATCTAAGACGATGAATCAGAACAAGTCTTTGCTGTTTGGTAAGGTGCTGCTCCCGTGCTTCATATCTGAGCTGGTGCTCAAAGGGCAGTATCTGTTGGCCGGGTTCATGGTCTCGAGATGGATGCACACACCGGCATCCCTTGGTCTGATGGATGTCGTCGAGCCCGGTTTGCGGCGCTACCTGGAAGGTCAGGTCGCtcaggctcaggctcaggctcaggctcaggctcagcAGCAGGTGGGAGAGAGCGACGCTTGTTTCGCTGAAGACGAGCTGTCTATTAGCCGCACAATGTCCAGTCTAAGGTTGAAACTGGTTTCTCTTTTGCA